In one window of Streptomyces roseofulvus DNA:
- a CDS encoding GNAT family N-acetyltransferase — protein sequence MTHRLGLLLPEEARDRRDELIALCAQAFAGAPWHEPPLGAVRTVDRLLDSAARRPDFHAVAALGPDGELLGLAAGWTDTALSGADPAFELAELVVAPAHQGRGLGRSLHDALLVVAEAGPALLMTLDVPELTDRYARWGWTVLDRRRPARETRDHVVMSNP from the coding sequence GTGACCCACCGCCTCGGCCTCCTCCTCCCGGAGGAGGCACGGGACCGCCGCGACGAACTGATCGCGCTGTGCGCCCAGGCCTTCGCCGGCGCCCCCTGGCACGAGCCGCCGCTCGGCGCCGTCCGGACCGTGGACCGGCTGCTCGACTCCGCCGCCCGCCGCCCCGACTTCCACGCGGTGGCCGCCCTCGGCCCCGACGGCGAACTCCTCGGCCTCGCCGCCGGCTGGACCGACACGGCCCTCTCCGGCGCGGACCCCGCCTTCGAGCTCGCCGAACTCGTCGTCGCCCCCGCCCACCAGGGCCGCGGCCTCGGCCGGTCCCTCCACGACGCCCTGCTGGTGGTCGCCGAGGCCGGCCCCGCGCTGCTGATGACCCTCGACGTGCCGGAGCTGACGGACCGGTACGCGCGCTGGGGCTGGACGGTCCTCGACCGCCGCCGCCCCGCCCGGGAGACCCGGGACCACGTGGTGATGAGCAACCCCTGA
- a CDS encoding NADH-quinone oxidoreductase subunit D has translation MTETTVGIGGAAESTDMVLNIGPQHPSTHGVLRLRLVLDGEVIRHAEPVVGYMHRGAEKLFEARDYRQIVMLANRHDWLSAFSNELGVVMGVERMLGMEVPERAVWLRTLLAELNRVLNHLMFLGSYPLELGGITPVFHAFREREELQTVMEEVSGGRMHYMFNRVGGLKEDLPAGWLGRARQAVADVRSRMDVYDRLVLGNEIFRARTRGVGVLAPETVHAYGVSGPIARASGVDFDLRRDEPYLAYGELQDTLRVVVREEGDCLARFECLLDQTHNSLELADACLDRLAELPRGPVNQRLPKVLKAPEGHTYAWTENPLGLNGYYLVSKGEKTPYRLKLRSASYNNIQALVELLPGTLVADMVAILGSFFFVVGDIDK, from the coding sequence ATGACGGAGACCACGGTCGGCATCGGCGGCGCGGCGGAGAGCACCGACATGGTGCTGAACATCGGCCCGCAGCACCCCTCCACGCACGGCGTGCTCCGGCTGCGGCTCGTGCTCGACGGCGAGGTGATCCGGCACGCGGAGCCGGTCGTCGGCTACATGCACCGGGGCGCCGAGAAGCTCTTCGAGGCGCGGGACTACCGCCAGATCGTCATGCTGGCCAACCGGCACGACTGGCTGTCGGCGTTCTCCAACGAGCTCGGCGTGGTGATGGGCGTCGAGCGGATGCTCGGCATGGAGGTGCCGGAGCGGGCGGTGTGGCTGCGGACCCTGCTCGCGGAGCTGAACCGGGTCCTCAACCACCTGATGTTCCTGGGGTCGTACCCGCTGGAGCTGGGCGGGATCACCCCGGTCTTCCACGCCTTCCGGGAGCGGGAGGAGCTCCAGACGGTGATGGAGGAGGTCTCCGGCGGCCGGATGCACTACATGTTCAACCGGGTCGGCGGCCTCAAGGAGGACCTGCCGGCCGGCTGGCTCGGCCGGGCCCGGCAGGCGGTCGCGGACGTGCGGTCGCGGATGGACGTGTACGACCGCCTGGTCCTCGGCAACGAGATCTTCCGCGCCCGCACGCGCGGGGTCGGCGTCCTGGCCCCGGAGACGGTGCACGCCTACGGGGTGTCCGGGCCGATCGCCCGCGCCTCCGGCGTCGACTTCGACCTGCGGCGCGACGAGCCGTACCTGGCGTACGGGGAGCTCCAGGACACCCTGCGGGTGGTGGTCCGCGAGGAGGGCGACTGCCTGGCCCGCTTCGAGTGCCTGCTCGACCAGACGCACAACTCCCTGGAGCTGGCGGACGCCTGTCTCGACCGGCTGGCGGAGCTGCCGCGCGGGCCGGTCAACCAGCGGCTGCCGAAGGTGCTGAAGGCGCCGGAGGGGCACACGTACGCCTGGACCGAGAACCCGCTGGGGCTGAACGGCTACTACCTGGTGTCGAAGGGCGAGAAGACCCCGTACCGGCTGAAGCTGCGCTCGGCCTCGTACAACAACATCCAGGCGCTGGTGGAGCTGCTGCCGGGGACGCTGGTCGCGGACATGGTGGCGATCCTGGGGTCGTTCTTCTTCGTCGTCGGCGACATCGACAAGTAG